In the Salvia miltiorrhiza cultivar Shanhuang (shh) chromosome 8, IMPLAD_Smil_shh, whole genome shotgun sequence genome, AGGAGACATACTTGTAACTTGCCTCAATTTCCACAATCATATTTCATCCAAGAGGCAACAAGTTAACTTTTTTTCCAAgataattctattttttctgTTAGAAAAGAGGAAAAATGATTAATTTGCGCCACAGCCATCGACTAAAACTCAATAATCCCAACACTGCTACAtttcacacacacatatatatacagagagagaTGAAAGTGAGACCTGGCTAACATCTTCAGCAATGTTGAGACCTTCAATCGCCGCCTGCGGCTCGACCGATACCGCTTTACACACAATTCCGCACCTACTACCGCAGCCGATTCTCATTCTATCGGCATTCTCATAGGCTAGCGTTCTAGCTCCGAGAGATCGCCTAGCAGTGGAGAATTTAGGCGAGCAGAGCTCCGAGCTGTCGGCGGCACACAGAAAAGTCAACGGAATTTTCGCCAGCGTCGCCATTGTCATGCCACTGTGTGCGATTTTGTGTCAGAAAGCATAGAGATTTTTGTGGCTTCACATATGATATTTtattctctcactctctctctcatcactATTTCTCACACCTTCACTGTGTGTATACTGCGTGGTATAATCATGGaatttttagagtaaaattaagttaaatttttatttttatccatattttaataagtatattataatgaaatgtattttttttttcttcacctAAGAGAAAGGAGAGAGTCAAAACTTGAAATCTTAAAATTAGGAAATGCTATATATGAAGAATTATCTTATTATGTGTAACTTTATGTCGCATGATATTTATTAAAAGATTGATTTAATTGTATATGTAGAATTATATCGTATCTTGATATGTGTAAATTTATGTCACATAATACTTATTAAAAAACGGAGGAAATAAGTATgtacttttgaaaaaaatatttaattttagatGTTTTTCGAGTgctcaataatttaaaatgcGATCAATTTATCAGATGAATTAATATTTCTTGAGCGAAAAACTTCATATGATTAATTATCAATCAATACTTGAATAAGATAAAAATGCATTGTTGATACAAAAAGACCATAATCAGTAATCAACTTGAAAGAAATCTAAATTATAACAGTCAAtcgtaattttttattattattattattattattattattattattattattattattattattattttcgagTTTCGATTGAATCCAAATAGAATTACACATTTGGTCCATGATTATATATTTGGCCCAATATAATTTGGGCTGGCCCAATTCAACCCAAATTACACACATTTGGTCCATGATTTGTTCTTATAAAAAAAGAACTAACATAAAAATATCTTTACTCTTGCAAAACATCCTCAGCATCCGTTGCAACCCTTTTTTCTGCGATTAACGATGATGAGCAGAAGAGCTGCTGTTTCTGCAATCGATCTCATTCATGGAAGAGGATTTCTCAATCAATGGTCGCATAAATCGGGTATTATCTCTCCtccattctctctcttctcttccaaGGCTTTTCAACCTAAGCAGCCCAGAATCGATTTCAGCTgtattaaagaattaaatgatGCTATTGGAGTGTTTCAAAAAATGAAGAGTATGCAGCCGGAGCCTTCTGTTCTAATGTACAACAATCTTTTGAGTGTCACTGTAAAGATTGAGCAGTATTCTTTTGCCCTTTATATGTTTGATGAAATGCTTAGGATGGGTGTCCCTGTTAATGTTTACACGATGAATATTGCTGTGAATTGTTGTTGTCTCTTGAAAGATATAAAATCTGGCTTTGCTGTAATGGGTATATTTTTCAAGAGAGGGTACGAACCAGATGTCGCGACATTCACCACTCTGATTAAAGGGTTGTTTTTAAATCATAAGGTGGCCGAGGCTGGGAAATTGTTCAATATGCTTTTGCGTTTCAGAATATGTGAGCCTAATGATTTTATGATTGTGACGATGGTAGATGGGCTTTGTAAATCAGGAAATGTCCTTCCAGCGAGAGATTTAGTTCGTAGATTAGAAAGAAGTAGGTTGAGACCTAATGTCAAGGCTTATAATGCATTACTCGACGGGCTACGCAAATCTGGAATGGTGGATGATGCTCTCCAGCTCCTATCCGCGATGATCGAAAAGGGTATTACACCCGATGTTGTCACGTACAGCTCGATGATTCAGGGGTTGTGCGACCTAGGGAGACTGGAGGATGTTAAGGTTCTGGTGAATGAAATGTCTAATTCTAATATTTCTCTCAATGTTGTTACCTTTAATATATTGATTGATGCATACTGCAAGGAACAAAAGATGAAAGAGGCCGTGGATTTACTGGAAATTATGAAGCAACGTAACGTATGCCCTGATGTTGTCACTTATACTGCGATAATGGAGGGGTATTGTTTGAGAGGAGAAATTGACAAAGCACGACAAGTAC is a window encoding:
- the LOC130999743 gene encoding pentatricopeptide repeat-containing protein At1g63330-like, which codes for MMSRRAAVSAIDLIHGRGFLNQWSHKSGIISPPFSLFSSKAFQPKQPRIDFSCIKELNDAIGVFQKMKSMQPEPSVLMYNNLLSVTVKIEQYSFALYMFDEMLRMGVPVNVYTMNIAVNCCCLLKDIKSGFAVMGIFFKRGYEPDVATFTTLIKGLFLNHKVAEAGKLFNMLLRFRICEPNDFMIVTMVDGLCKSGNVLPARDLVRRLERSRLRPNVKAYNALLDGLRKSGMVDDALQLLSAMIEKGITPDVVTYSSMIQGLCDLGRLEDVKVLVNEMSNSNISLNVVTFNILIDAYCKEQKMKEAVDLLEIMKQRNVCPDVVTYTAIMEGYCLRGEIDKARQVLDSMVDKGLKPNIVTYNCLLNGYCRKGRIDEARLHFLEFPCKGLEHDTCTYTTMIHGLFSKRRFSEGWKLLKDMEARRVTPDIYTYNTLLDGLCRNGEIDEALSFVHTIEGKGVTPNRVTYGAVINGLCKNGKLDVARDLFNQLPSIGVLPNTRIYNMIIGALCHEGSTEEAQCLLTEMQSHGCAPDEVTYNIMTRSFLKKKELSKAIPYLEVMREKELSADVSTLSMLIDQMQGKTKDDVLLKLMKDVLPKDFAS